The Pseudomonas sp. G2-4 genome window below encodes:
- a CDS encoding ATPase: MPMRNDANDDFDDIPSLRMRADVPDDDDFLPNRQPHVQARPAPVVADKVKGPSTGPLWALVGALLCAFGFLAWWSFQQIALMEQQLVATQESFARISEDAAGRLQEFSGKVVAGQSNVMSDSEALKLQIKQLDTKLQEQGRQFDNKLLEQYRQQQVAFGPSADLDKELAQLIAHTTEQQNTNTQLQASNKDLQAQVKALAAEVSTLKSQGEGGALDAQLKSIGADITALKRATSNSAIERLEQDVIVLKSQQDKGGSTAEFDAFRGQVTRNINTLQSQIQYLQQQLSSRAQ; the protein is encoded by the coding sequence ATGCCCATGCGTAACGATGCCAACGACGACTTCGACGATATCCCGAGCTTGCGGATGCGGGCCGACGTTCCCGATGACGATGACTTTCTGCCCAACCGCCAGCCCCATGTGCAGGCGCGCCCGGCACCTGTTGTCGCGGACAAGGTCAAGGGCCCCAGCACCGGGCCGCTGTGGGCATTGGTTGGTGCGCTGTTGTGTGCATTCGGCTTCCTGGCCTGGTGGAGTTTCCAGCAGATTGCCCTGATGGAACAGCAACTGGTGGCCACCCAGGAGAGCTTCGCCCGGATCAGTGAAGATGCAGCGGGACGCTTGCAGGAATTTTCCGGCAAGGTTGTCGCCGGTCAATCCAATGTGATGAGCGACAGTGAAGCCTTGAAGTTGCAGATCAAACAGTTGGACACCAAGTTGCAGGAGCAGGGCCGGCAATTCGACAACAAGCTGCTGGAGCAGTACAGGCAACAGCAGGTGGCGTTCGGTCCGTCCGCCGACCTGGACAAGGAGCTGGCCCAGCTCATTGCCCATACCACTGAACAGCAGAACACCAACACTCAGCTGCAAGCCTCCAACAAGGACCTCCAAGCCCAGGTCAAGGCGCTGGCGGCTGAAGTGTCCACCCTGAAAAGCCAAGGTGAGGGTGGTGCCCTGGATGCCCAGCTCAAGAGCATCGGGGCCGACATCACTGCCCTGAAAAGAGCCACCTCCAATTCTGCCATCGAGCGCCTTGAGCAGGACGTGATCGTGCTCAAGAGCCAGCAGGATAAGGGGGGGAGCACCGCCGAGTTCGATGCGTTCCGTGGCCAGGTCACCCGCAACATCAATACCTTGCAATCGCAGATCCAGTATTTGCAGCAGCAACTGAGCAGCCGGGCTCAATGA